A portion of the Pyxidicoccus xibeiensis genome contains these proteins:
- a CDS encoding 2-oxoglutarate dehydrogenase E1 component encodes MANFQDTFLSGANIDFIEGLYARFLEDPASVDASWREVFERNDGAGRPIFSTQVLEAAPPAPSKLNGKATAQAVQTAAPAAAAPAPAAAAQDVIGVQAKVDQAVTAFRLRGHLRAKLDPLGRPRPPLEHVADISMVDDAHFSAREREQVVEGNNVFPEQRVRLGELLGRLHRTYTGSIGVEFMQMLDSQRRRWLMQRMEHSENRTDFSVEDQRHILTQLSYAEGFEHFLHTKYVGAKRFSLDGGEALIPMLDALAEVGSGMGLKEIVIGMAHRGRLNVLTNILGKKPDQIFSEFDGPRDPKAYLGRGDVKYHMGFSSDRTTRQGRSVHLSLAFNPSHLEAVNPVVEGRVRAKQDRGGDAERTGVMPLLIHGDAAFMGQGVVAETLNLSGLKGYTTGGTVHVVINNQVGFTTDPHDSRSSIYATAIAQMLDIPIFHVNGDDPEACVHVARLATEYRQTFKSDVVIDLICYRRYGHNEGDEPSFTQPAMYDIIRKHPTVRTLYAASLAEKGRIPAEESEAIKQRCQQDFDAALTRARQESQFKEPNALEGLWKPYQGGSLKSAPQVSTAVDRQTLCDALKKLSTLPEGFNIHRDVERTVIKKRLGMLDSGDLQWSEGESLAYATLLAQGYNVRITGQDSERGTFSHRHAVLHDIQTGEEFVPLRQFVTGKGGFHIHNSALSEMGVLGFEYGYSLDVPDGLTAWEAQFGDFVNGAQIIIDQFIAAGESKWRRLSGITLLLPHGYEGQGPEHSSARLERFLDLCAEDNIQVCYPTTPAQIFHLLRRQVLRPVRKPLVIMSPKSLLRRPEATSKLDELAAGTFQEVLLDRVAPAGVTRLILCSGKVYYDLVKARDERKDDSIAIVRLEQLYPFPFDELAALVAKLPKLAELLWVQEEPRNAGGWHFMFPRLHDLASTRSQQPVKIGYIGRAEAASPATGFPKTHEYEQQLIIEEAIFRGTKNGR; translated from the coding sequence ATGGCGAATTTCCAGGACACGTTCCTTTCCGGCGCCAACATCGACTTCATCGAAGGGCTCTACGCCCGGTTCCTCGAGGACCCCGCCAGCGTGGATGCCAGCTGGCGCGAGGTGTTCGAGCGCAACGATGGCGCCGGTCGACCCATCTTCAGCACCCAGGTGCTGGAGGCGGCCCCGCCGGCCCCCTCCAAGCTCAATGGCAAGGCCACCGCCCAGGCCGTGCAGACGGCCGCACCGGCCGCCGCGGCGCCGGCTCCGGCCGCCGCCGCCCAGGACGTCATCGGCGTGCAGGCCAAGGTGGACCAGGCCGTCACCGCCTTCCGCCTGCGCGGCCACCTGCGCGCGAAGCTGGACCCGCTGGGCCGCCCGCGCCCTCCGCTGGAGCACGTGGCGGACATCAGCATGGTGGACGACGCCCACTTCTCCGCCCGCGAGCGCGAGCAGGTGGTGGAGGGCAACAACGTCTTCCCCGAGCAGCGCGTGCGCCTGGGTGAATTGCTCGGGCGGCTGCACCGCACGTACACCGGCAGCATCGGCGTGGAGTTCATGCAGATGCTCGACAGCCAGCGCCGCCGCTGGCTGATGCAGCGCATGGAGCACAGCGAGAACCGCACGGACTTCTCCGTCGAGGACCAGCGCCACATCCTCACCCAGCTGTCCTACGCCGAGGGCTTCGAGCACTTCCTCCACACGAAGTACGTGGGCGCCAAGCGCTTCAGCCTCGACGGTGGCGAGGCCCTCATCCCCATGCTGGACGCGCTGGCGGAAGTCGGCAGCGGCATGGGCCTGAAGGAAATCGTCATCGGCATGGCCCACCGCGGCCGCCTCAACGTGCTGACGAACATCCTGGGCAAGAAGCCGGACCAGATCTTCAGCGAGTTCGACGGCCCCAGAGACCCCAAGGCCTACCTGGGCCGCGGCGACGTGAAGTACCACATGGGCTTCTCCTCGGACCGCACCACGCGCCAGGGCCGCTCGGTGCACCTGTCGCTGGCCTTCAACCCCAGCCACCTGGAGGCCGTCAATCCGGTGGTGGAGGGCCGCGTGCGCGCCAAGCAGGACCGCGGCGGTGACGCCGAGCGCACCGGCGTCATGCCCCTGCTCATCCACGGCGACGCCGCCTTCATGGGCCAGGGCGTGGTGGCCGAGACGCTCAACCTGTCCGGCCTCAAGGGCTACACCACCGGCGGCACCGTCCACGTCGTCATCAACAACCAGGTCGGCTTCACCACCGACCCGCACGACTCGCGCTCCTCCATCTACGCCACGGCCATTGCGCAGATGCTGGACATCCCCATCTTCCACGTGAACGGGGACGACCCGGAGGCCTGCGTCCACGTGGCGCGCCTGGCCACCGAGTACCGGCAGACCTTCAAGAGCGACGTCGTCATCGACCTCATCTGCTACCGCCGCTACGGCCACAACGAGGGCGACGAGCCCTCGTTCACGCAGCCGGCGATGTACGACATCATCCGCAAGCACCCCACGGTGCGCACGCTCTACGCGGCCTCGCTGGCGGAGAAGGGCCGGATTCCGGCGGAGGAGTCCGAGGCCATCAAGCAGCGCTGCCAGCAGGACTTCGACGCGGCGCTCACCCGCGCGCGGCAGGAGAGCCAGTTCAAGGAGCCCAACGCGCTGGAGGGCCTGTGGAAGCCGTACCAGGGCGGCTCGCTCAAGAGCGCCCCGCAGGTGTCCACGGCGGTGGACCGGCAGACGCTGTGTGACGCGCTGAAGAAGCTGTCCACGCTGCCGGAGGGCTTCAACATCCACCGCGACGTGGAGCGCACCGTCATCAAGAAGCGCCTGGGCATGCTGGACAGCGGAGATTTGCAGTGGAGCGAGGGCGAGTCGCTGGCCTACGCCACGCTGCTGGCCCAGGGCTACAACGTCCGCATCACCGGCCAGGACAGCGAGCGCGGCACCTTCAGCCACCGCCACGCGGTGCTGCACGACATCCAGACGGGTGAGGAGTTCGTCCCCCTGCGCCAGTTCGTCACCGGCAAGGGCGGCTTCCACATCCACAACAGCGCGCTGTCGGAGATGGGCGTGCTGGGCTTCGAGTACGGCTACAGCCTGGACGTCCCGGACGGCCTGACGGCCTGGGAGGCCCAGTTCGGCGACTTCGTCAACGGCGCGCAGATCATCATCGACCAGTTCATCGCCGCCGGTGAGAGCAAGTGGCGCCGGCTCAGCGGCATCACCCTGCTGTTGCCGCACGGCTACGAGGGCCAGGGCCCGGAGCACTCCAGCGCGCGCCTGGAGCGCTTCCTGGACCTGTGCGCCGAGGACAACATCCAGGTCTGCTACCCCACCACGCCGGCGCAGATCTTCCACCTGCTGCGCCGCCAGGTGCTGCGCCCCGTGCGCAAGCCGCTGGTCATCATGTCGCCCAAGAGCCTGCTGCGCCGGCCGGAGGCCACCAGCAAGCTGGACGAGCTGGCCGCGGGCACCTTCCAGGAGGTCCTCCTGGACCGGGTGGCGCCCGCGGGCGTCACGCGCCTCATCCTCTGCAGCGGCAAGGTGTACTACGACCTGGTGAAGGCCCGGGACGAGCGCAAGGACGACAGCATCGCCATCGTCCGGCTGGAGCAGCTCTACCCGTTCCCCTTCGACGAGCTGGCGGCCCTGGTCGCGAAGCTGCCCAAGCTCGCGGAGCTCCTCTGGGTGCAGGAGGAGCCCCGCAACGCGGGCGGGTGGCACTTCATGTTCCCCCGCCTGCACGACCTGGCGTCAACGCGCTCGCAGCAGCCGGTGAAGATCGGCTACATCGGGCGCGCGGAGGCCGCCAGCCCCGCTACCGGTTTCCCCAAGACGCACGAGTACGAGCAGCAGCTCATCATCGAGGAAGCCATCTTCCGAGGGACCAAGAATGGCCGTTGA
- the odhB gene encoding 2-oxoglutarate dehydrogenase complex dihydrolipoyllysine-residue succinyltransferase has product MAVELKVPPLGESITEAVVGKWNKKPGDAVSADEPLVVLETDKVTIDVPAPSAGTLSSVSFKEGDKVRVGEVLGLIEAGAGAAAAKPAAAATPAAAPAPAAEAAGSDARMTPTARKVAEENRVDLSQVKGSGAGGRITKEDVLGQLNRPATPAPAQAPAPAQPAGPRPNAAREERVRMTPLRKRVAERLIQAQSTAAMLTTFNEVDMGEVMALRKKYNEKFQAKHGVKLGFMSFFVRATIEALKAFPQINAEIDGEDVIFKHYYDIGVAVSGSRGLVVPVVRGADKLGLAELEKTIAELGTKARNDKLTLADLQGGTFTISNGGIFGSMLSTPILNPPQTGILGMHNIVDRPMARDGQVVIRPIMYVALTYDHRLVDGREAVQFLVRIKECIEDPERLLLDV; this is encoded by the coding sequence ATGGCCGTTGAACTGAAAGTGCCCCCCCTGGGCGAGTCCATCACCGAGGCTGTCGTCGGCAAGTGGAACAAGAAGCCGGGTGACGCGGTCTCCGCGGACGAGCCGCTCGTCGTCCTGGAGACGGACAAGGTCACCATCGACGTGCCCGCGCCTTCCGCCGGAACGCTGAGCAGCGTCTCCTTCAAGGAAGGCGACAAGGTCCGCGTGGGCGAGGTGCTGGGGCTCATCGAGGCCGGCGCCGGTGCCGCCGCCGCGAAGCCCGCGGCGGCCGCCACGCCCGCTGCCGCGCCCGCTCCCGCCGCCGAGGCCGCGGGCAGCGACGCGCGCATGACGCCCACCGCGCGCAAGGTGGCCGAGGAGAACCGGGTGGACCTCTCCCAGGTGAAGGGCAGCGGCGCCGGTGGCCGCATCACCAAGGAGGACGTGCTGGGCCAGCTCAACCGCCCCGCCACGCCCGCCCCCGCGCAGGCCCCTGCCCCGGCCCAGCCCGCGGGCCCGCGCCCCAACGCCGCGCGCGAGGAGCGCGTGCGGATGACGCCGCTGCGCAAGCGCGTGGCCGAGCGCCTCATCCAGGCCCAGTCCACCGCCGCCATGCTCACCACCTTCAACGAGGTGGACATGGGCGAGGTGATGGCCCTGCGCAAGAAGTACAACGAGAAGTTCCAGGCGAAGCACGGCGTGAAGCTGGGCTTCATGAGCTTCTTCGTCCGCGCCACCATCGAAGCCCTCAAGGCGTTCCCGCAAATCAACGCGGAAATCGACGGCGAGGACGTCATCTTCAAGCACTACTACGACATCGGCGTGGCGGTGAGCGGCAGCCGCGGCCTCGTCGTCCCGGTGGTGCGCGGCGCCGACAAGCTGGGCCTGGCGGAGCTGGAGAAGACCATCGCCGAGCTGGGCACCAAGGCGCGCAACGACAAGCTGACGCTGGCCGACCTGCAGGGTGGCACCTTCACCATCTCCAACGGCGGCATCTTCGGCTCCATGCTGTCCACGCCCATCCTCAACCCGCCGCAGACGGGCATCCTGGGCATGCACAACATCGTCGACCGCCCCATGGCCCGCGACGGCCAGGTGGTCATCCGCCCCATCATGTACGTGGCCCTCACCTACGACCACCGCCTGGTGGACGGCCGCGAGGCGGTGCAGTTCCTCGTGCGCATCAAGGAGTGCATCGAGGACCCCGAGCGCCTGCTGCTCGACGTCTGA
- a CDS encoding cold-shock protein — translation MATGTVKWFNDAKGFGFITQDGGGEDVFCHHSAINMDGFRTLAEGQKVEFEVTRGPKGLQAQNVRAAG, via the coding sequence ATGGCAACCGGTACCGTGAAGTGGTTCAACGACGCGAAGGGCTTCGGCTTCATCACCCAGGACGGCGGCGGTGAGGACGTGTTCTGCCACCACTCCGCCATCAACATGGATGGCTTCCGCACCCTGGCCGAGGGCCAGAAGGTGGAGTTCGAGGTCACCCGCGGCCCCAAGGGCCTGCAGGCGCAGAACGTCCGCGCCGCGGGGTAA
- a CDS encoding S9 family peptidase, with protein MRQVLAAALLFVSVPVFAQEQKPIPMSPSQRKQDPFLRQFSETRRFSSGRPVGVRIAPDEKSVLFLRTTPTSNVQMLYAFDVASGQARELLTPEALLKGGEETLTPEEKARRERMRVSARGFTTFQVSDDGTRLLVPLSGRLYVVERESGKVTELKTGAGTLDPKFSPDGKQVAYVRDNDVYRIDIAANKEQRVTQGGTEDKTHGLAEFVAQEEMSRFSGYWWSPDAKSFAYTEADTSEVEKLTIVDVMHPEKGGEDFAYPRPGKANAKVRLGVTPAAGGQTVWAQWDAQKYPYLATVVWPKGGPLSILVQNRNQTEQKLLAVDPATGKTRELLTETDKAWLNLDQDFPLWKEDGSGFLWYTERNGGPEVELRKADGSLDKSLVKPDAGFRSLARYVQKDGTLYFNGGANPTESYLWRVKDGGAPEKVSTGAAGPALEGGSVSKNGGLLVVNSSGPKTMSLSHVLRADGTRVGTLPEIAQEPPFTPNFEVRQVGPKRFWASITRPRNFKKGQKLPVIVEVYGGPTTTVVHQSMGAHLMSQWMADQGFLVVKFDGRGTPLRGADWERVVKHDFATTTIEDQASAIQELAKELPEVDLKRVGIQGWSFGGYMAALGALKRPDVFKAAVAGAPVVDWLDYDTHYTERYLGVPQEQPKAYEVSSLLTYAKQDKPIGKLLLIHGTADDNVYFFHTLKLSDALFRAGKPHELLPLSGLTHMVPDPLVTERQWERVMDHFKRNL; from the coding sequence ATGCGCCAGGTACTCGCCGCCGCGCTCCTCTTCGTGAGCGTCCCCGTCTTCGCCCAGGAGCAGAAGCCCATCCCCATGTCCCCGTCGCAGCGGAAGCAAGACCCCTTCCTGCGCCAGTTCTCGGAGACGCGCCGCTTCTCCAGCGGCCGCCCCGTGGGCGTGCGCATCGCCCCGGACGAGAAGTCCGTCCTCTTCCTGCGCACCACGCCCACGTCCAACGTGCAGATGCTGTACGCCTTCGACGTGGCGTCCGGGCAGGCCCGTGAGCTGCTCACCCCCGAGGCGCTCCTCAAGGGCGGCGAGGAGACGCTCACCCCCGAGGAGAAGGCCCGCCGCGAGCGCATGCGCGTCAGCGCCCGGGGCTTCACGACGTTCCAGGTCTCCGACGACGGCACCCGCCTGCTGGTCCCCCTGTCCGGCCGCCTCTACGTGGTGGAGCGCGAGTCCGGCAAGGTGACGGAGCTGAAGACGGGCGCCGGCACGCTGGACCCGAAGTTCTCCCCCGACGGCAAGCAGGTCGCCTACGTCCGGGACAACGACGTCTACCGAATCGACATCGCCGCCAACAAGGAGCAGCGAGTCACGCAGGGCGGCACCGAGGACAAGACGCACGGCCTGGCCGAGTTCGTCGCGCAGGAGGAGATGAGCCGCTTCTCCGGCTACTGGTGGAGCCCGGACGCGAAGTCCTTCGCGTACACCGAGGCCGACACCTCCGAGGTGGAGAAGCTCACCATCGTCGACGTGATGCACCCGGAGAAGGGCGGCGAGGACTTCGCGTACCCGCGCCCCGGCAAGGCCAACGCCAAGGTGCGCCTGGGCGTCACCCCCGCCGCGGGCGGCCAGACGGTGTGGGCCCAGTGGGACGCACAGAAGTACCCGTACCTGGCCACCGTGGTGTGGCCCAAGGGCGGCCCGCTCTCCATCCTGGTGCAGAACCGCAACCAGACGGAGCAGAAGCTGCTCGCGGTGGACCCGGCCACCGGCAAGACGCGCGAGCTGCTCACGGAGACGGACAAGGCCTGGCTCAACCTGGACCAGGACTTCCCGCTGTGGAAGGAGGATGGCAGCGGCTTCCTCTGGTACACCGAGCGCAACGGCGGCCCCGAGGTGGAGCTGCGCAAGGCAGACGGCTCGCTGGACAAGAGCCTGGTGAAGCCCGACGCGGGCTTCCGCTCGCTGGCGCGCTACGTCCAGAAGGACGGCACCCTCTACTTCAACGGCGGCGCCAACCCCACGGAGAGCTACCTGTGGCGCGTGAAGGACGGCGGCGCTCCGGAGAAGGTGTCCACCGGCGCCGCCGGCCCGGCCCTCGAGGGCGGCTCCGTGTCGAAGAACGGCGGGCTGCTGGTCGTCAACAGCAGCGGCCCCAAGACGATGTCCCTGTCGCACGTGCTGCGCGCGGACGGCACCCGCGTGGGCACGCTGCCGGAGATTGCCCAGGAGCCGCCCTTCACCCCCAACTTCGAGGTCCGCCAGGTGGGCCCGAAGCGCTTCTGGGCCTCCATCACCCGCCCGCGCAACTTCAAGAAGGGCCAGAAGCTGCCCGTCATCGTCGAGGTGTACGGCGGCCCCACCACCACCGTCGTCCACCAGAGCATGGGCGCGCACCTCATGTCGCAGTGGATGGCGGACCAGGGCTTCCTCGTCGTGAAGTTCGACGGGCGCGGCACCCCGCTGCGCGGCGCCGATTGGGAGCGCGTGGTGAAGCACGACTTCGCCACCACGACGATTGAGGACCAGGCCTCCGCCATCCAGGAGCTGGCGAAGGAGTTGCCGGAGGTGGACCTCAAGCGCGTGGGCATCCAGGGCTGGAGCTTCGGCGGCTACATGGCCGCGCTGGGCGCCCTCAAGCGCCCGGACGTCTTCAAGGCCGCGGTGGCCGGAGCCCCGGTGGTGGACTGGCTCGACTACGACACCCACTACACCGAGCGCTACCTGGGCGTGCCCCAGGAGCAGCCCAAGGCGTACGAGGTCAGCTCGCTGCTCACCTACGCGAAGCAGGACAAGCCCATCGGCAAGCTGCTGCTCATCCACGGCACCGCCGACGACAACGTGTACTTCTTCCACACCCTCAAGCTGTCGGATGCGCTGTTCCGCGCCGGCAAGCCGCACGAGCTGCTGCCGCTCAGCGGCCTGACGCACATGGTGCCCGACCCGCTCGTCACCGAGCGCCAGTGGGAGCGCGTCATGGACCACTTCAAGCGCAACCTGTAG
- a CDS encoding UPF0489 family protein, giving the protein MDTEDDALRHLRLAGVIRLGLGGGRGPTDAYIFDPHRLALPSWAFALGDTGPAALLVTLDRHLDIVVPKHPEAVPDRSAGLRALDEHTRWSLDVRNYDHILAAMEAGLVGDALLVARARPRGSFAGDTYVDTRGRPHRLVTVTTVDRAAEAWNHPAPGDAVRDVLEGAQQVLLDVDLDCFTSLSDADPTTVLPWPKSVIREFLLPEGSEPFWDAVLGKAVALTLAREPHHCGGLLASGELFRDVAEVLFRELLRVEPP; this is encoded by the coding sequence ATGGATACGGAAGACGACGCCCTGCGGCACCTCCGGCTGGCCGGGGTCATCCGGCTGGGGCTGGGCGGCGGGCGGGGCCCGACGGATGCGTACATCTTCGACCCGCACCGGCTCGCCCTGCCCTCCTGGGCCTTCGCGCTGGGGGACACAGGCCCCGCCGCGCTGCTGGTGACGTTGGACAGGCACCTGGACATCGTGGTGCCGAAGCATCCGGAGGCGGTGCCGGACCGCTCCGCGGGCCTGAGGGCGCTGGACGAGCACACCCGCTGGTCGCTCGACGTGCGCAACTACGACCACATCCTCGCGGCCATGGAGGCGGGGCTGGTGGGAGACGCGCTGCTGGTGGCGCGGGCGCGGCCCCGGGGCTCCTTCGCGGGCGACACGTACGTGGACACGCGCGGCCGGCCGCACCGGCTGGTGACGGTGACCACGGTGGACCGGGCCGCCGAGGCGTGGAACCACCCCGCCCCGGGTGACGCGGTGCGGGACGTGCTCGAGGGCGCGCAGCAGGTCCTGCTGGACGTGGACCTGGACTGCTTCACGTCCCTGAGCGACGCGGACCCCACGACGGTGCTGCCCTGGCCGAAGAGCGTCATCCGCGAGTTCCTGCTGCCGGAGGGCTCGGAGCCGTTCTGGGACGCGGTGCTGGGCAAGGCGGTGGCGCTGACGCTGGCCCGCGAGCCGCACCACTGCGGGGGCCTGCTGGCCTCCGGGGAGCTGTTCCGCGACGTGGCGGAGGTGCTGTTCCGAGAGCTGCTGCGCGTCGAGCCGCCCTGA
- a CDS encoding BamA/TamA family outer membrane protein → MASPSAGSPEGGEARKENYEEALIARALEQQGRVLEPEPEGKVLEEVLVATEDVVAASDPFPDFLNIFHVRTRDEVVRRESLLQPGQPYSAALAEESARNLRGLRLFSVVRLVPVKGRAPGTVALLVVTKDLWSLRLNSDFSAVGSLLQYLRLQGTEQNFLGRGKKVALDFTLRLDTLSFGQSYTDPRVLGSRWSLSESAAVIIGRESGRAEGSRGSLSVSRPLYSLSTPWSTSTSVAWNVETNRVYRGADIWQLPFPDGPAVPYVYETEEVAGGVSYTRSYGLRHKWNVGGTLGAYHYAYDPPATSMLSGEQQDWFRRNYLPRAEDAGYASLSLRAFDARYEVLRDVDSYALSEDFQLGHSVSATVRYAPPVFGADSHFAELGLAGRYRLRLGEALTTVSAAGAIRRQLGEGAGWSNRRWATELVQVSPKVLGGRFVARGLLDVNIDDLFDRVTLLGGGSGLRGAGVDAYSGKRLLLVNVEYRTAPVVIRTVHLGGVLFFDSGSAFDDRPDMVHSVGVGLRLLFPQFNVIPFRVDFGYVLNDDRPPVGSRFSLAGGQLTDLRPGFLDSPL, encoded by the coding sequence GTGGCGTCCCCGAGCGCCGGCTCGCCGGAGGGGGGCGAGGCCCGGAAGGAGAACTACGAGGAGGCCCTGATTGCCCGCGCGCTGGAGCAGCAGGGCCGCGTGCTGGAGCCCGAGCCCGAGGGGAAGGTGCTGGAGGAGGTGCTCGTCGCCACCGAGGACGTGGTGGCCGCGAGCGACCCGTTCCCCGACTTCCTCAACATCTTCCACGTGAGGACGCGGGACGAGGTCGTCCGGCGGGAGTCGCTGCTCCAGCCCGGGCAGCCGTACTCGGCGGCGCTCGCGGAGGAGTCCGCGCGCAACCTGCGCGGGCTGCGCCTGTTCTCCGTGGTGCGCCTCGTCCCGGTGAAGGGCCGGGCGCCCGGCACCGTGGCGCTGCTCGTCGTCACCAAGGATTTGTGGTCGCTGCGGCTCAACAGCGACTTCTCCGCGGTGGGCTCGCTCCTCCAGTACCTGCGGCTGCAGGGCACGGAGCAGAACTTCCTCGGCCGGGGGAAGAAGGTCGCGCTGGACTTCACCCTGCGGCTGGACACGCTCAGCTTCGGGCAGAGCTACACGGACCCGCGCGTGCTGGGCAGCCGCTGGTCCCTCAGCGAGTCCGCCGCCGTCATCATCGGCCGCGAGAGTGGCAGGGCGGAGGGCTCGCGCGGCAGCCTCTCCGTCAGCCGGCCCCTGTACTCGCTGTCCACGCCGTGGAGCACCAGCACCTCCGTGGCGTGGAACGTGGAGACCAACCGCGTGTACCGCGGCGCGGACATCTGGCAGCTGCCCTTCCCGGACGGGCCCGCGGTGCCCTACGTCTACGAGACAGAGGAAGTCGCGGGCGGTGTCTCGTACACGCGCTCCTACGGGCTGCGCCACAAGTGGAACGTGGGCGGCACGCTGGGCGCGTACCACTACGCCTACGACCCACCGGCCACGTCCATGCTGAGCGGCGAGCAGCAGGACTGGTTCCGCCGCAACTACCTGCCGCGCGCCGAGGACGCGGGCTATGCGTCCCTCTCCCTGCGCGCCTTCGACGCGCGCTACGAGGTGCTGCGGGACGTGGACTCGTACGCGCTCTCCGAGGACTTCCAGCTGGGCCACTCGGTGTCCGCGACGGTGCGGTACGCGCCCCCCGTCTTCGGCGCCGACTCCCACTTCGCGGAGCTGGGGCTGGCCGGCCGCTACCGCCTGCGCCTGGGCGAGGCGCTCACCACGGTGTCCGCCGCGGGCGCCATCCGCCGGCAGTTGGGTGAGGGCGCCGGGTGGAGCAACCGCCGCTGGGCGACGGAGCTGGTGCAGGTGTCCCCCAAGGTGCTCGGAGGCCGCTTCGTGGCGCGCGGGCTGCTGGACGTGAACATCGACGACCTGTTCGACCGCGTCACCCTGCTGGGCGGTGGCAGCGGCCTGCGCGGCGCGGGCGTGGACGCGTACTCCGGCAAGCGGCTGCTGCTGGTCAACGTGGAGTACCGCACCGCGCCCGTCGTCATCCGGACGGTGCACCTGGGCGGCGTGCTCTTCTTCGACTCGGGCAGCGCCTTCGATGACAGGCCGGACATGGTGCACTCGGTGGGCGTGGGCCTGCGCCTGCTGTTCCCCCAGTTCAACGTCATCCCGTTCCGCGTCGACTTCGGCTACGTCCTCAACGACGACCGGCCGCCCGTGGGCAGCCGCTTCTCGCTGGCCGGCGGACAGCTCACGGACCTGCGGCCCGGCTTCCTGGACTCGCCGCTGTAG
- a CDS encoding cobalamin-binding protein encodes MNARLSELLSSAPPYPRRVVCMTEETTEVLYRIGAGDLVVGVSGFTVRPPEARKKPRVSSFLDANFERILELKPDLVLGFSDLQADIGRELCKRGVPVYLFNQRSIAEILQTVRLTGALVGRAQEAERLADTLTANLEKHAEAADALPRRPRIFFEEWHEPLISGIRWCSELVELVGGEDVCRESRASQGAKGRIFEPEEVARRNPEGVIASWCGRKAKREKIASRPGWSEVRAVVDDQLYEVRSSYILQPGPAALSDGVDQLARIVAAVARGEKLPEQRKGDLRSAV; translated from the coding sequence ATGAATGCGCGCCTGTCCGAGCTGCTCTCCTCCGCGCCGCCCTACCCCCGGCGGGTGGTGTGCATGACGGAGGAAACGACGGAGGTCCTCTACCGTATCGGCGCGGGGGACCTGGTCGTCGGTGTGTCCGGCTTCACGGTGCGGCCGCCGGAGGCGCGCAAGAAGCCGCGCGTGTCCTCGTTCCTGGACGCGAACTTCGAGCGCATCCTGGAGCTGAAGCCGGACCTGGTGCTGGGGTTCTCGGACCTGCAGGCGGACATCGGCCGCGAGCTGTGCAAGCGGGGCGTGCCCGTGTACCTGTTCAACCAGCGCTCCATCGCGGAGATATTGCAGACGGTGCGGCTGACGGGCGCGCTGGTGGGGCGGGCCCAGGAAGCGGAGCGACTGGCGGACACGCTGACGGCCAATCTGGAGAAGCACGCGGAGGCGGCGGACGCGCTGCCGCGCCGGCCGCGCATCTTCTTCGAGGAGTGGCACGAGCCGCTCATCTCCGGCATCCGCTGGTGCTCGGAGCTGGTGGAGCTGGTGGGCGGCGAGGACGTGTGCCGCGAGTCGCGCGCGTCGCAGGGCGCGAAGGGCCGCATCTTCGAGCCGGAGGAGGTGGCCCGGCGCAACCCGGAGGGCGTCATCGCGAGCTGGTGCGGGCGCAAGGCGAAGCGCGAGAAGATTGCGTCGCGTCCGGGCTGGAGCGAGGTGCGCGCGGTGGTGGACGACCAGCTCTACGAGGTGCGCAGCAGCTACATCCTCCAGCCGGGCCCCGCCGCGCTGTCGGACGGCGTCGACCAGCTGGCGCGCATCGTCGCGGCGGTGGCGCGGGGCGAGAAGCTGCCCGAGCAGCGCAAGGGAGACCTGCGAAGCGCGGTGTGA